The following proteins come from a genomic window of Acinetobacter baumannii:
- a CDS encoding chaperone modulator CbpM → MTTIHYREIVCDGHTFSAEVVDEQCTFDLQQFAQACGQSPDWILQLIEYDILAIDTPPEKHQFMGEDVIRARKAYRLQRDFDASLAAVAVMLDLIDEVQQLRKQLKHFH, encoded by the coding sequence ATGACAACCATCCATTATCGAGAAATTGTATGTGACGGCCACACCTTTAGTGCTGAAGTCGTTGATGAACAATGTACATTTGACTTGCAACAGTTTGCTCAAGCCTGTGGTCAAAGCCCTGACTGGATTCTCCAGCTCATTGAGTACGATATTTTAGCGATTGATACACCACCTGAAAAACATCAGTTTATGGGTGAAGATGTTATCCGCGCTCGTAAAGCATATCGTTTGCAACGTGACTTTGACGCAAGCCTTGCAGCTGTTGCGGTGATGTTAGATTTGATTGATGAAGTGCAACAACTTAGAAAACAGTTGAAGCATTTTCATTGA
- the rpsO gene encoding 30S ribosomal protein S15, producing the protein MALTNADRAEIIAKFARAENDTGSPEVQVALLTAQINDLQGHFKAHKHDHHSRRGLIRMVNQRRKLLDYLNGKDHERYTALIGALGLRR; encoded by the coding sequence ATGGCTTTAACTAATGCAGACCGCGCAGAGATCATTGCTAAATTTGCTCGCGCTGAAAACGACACTGGTTCACCAGAAGTACAAGTAGCTTTATTGACTGCTCAAATCAATGATTTACAAGGTCACTTCAAAGCTCACAAACACGACCACCACAGCCGTCGCGGTTTGATCCGTATGGTTAACCAGCGTCGTAAATTGCTTGACTACTTAAATGGTAAAGACCACGAGCGTTACACTGCTTTGATCGGTGCTTTAGGTCTACGTCGTTAA
- the recD gene encoding exodeoxyribonuclease V subunit alpha produces MDNLNSPEQSDLSWLTTWSTFLNQAPFTAQTQAPEAAYFLQQLIEASLQGDSCIEISPEQIETLGQLVISAEQAKSQVAPCVHDGQGLALYRYWNLEQRLAEQIRRLKQQPIQPVSCEEHLDLLTDPHQQAALQMVTRQSLSIITGGPGTGKTYTLARIIAVLSQAIPHIRVAMAAPTGKAAQRMQEALQNSFNDPKLLESGLMSDELRNQSTQTIHRLLGMGHSQTPRFNQKQPLPYDVIVVDEASMLDLNLATVLFEAVPESCRIILLGDANQLASVDVGAVLADLQQIEALSENRVHLQTSRRFAEGALIGQVAQFIQMQTSQIDHEQVLQQFEIDIVQVSELRSIPLEADMPDVVQLEYLPEESPIALETYYQKLMVGFQGYVQSLKAYLQDDRSTEHIENIVKSFDDYRILTAVRHGPFGLQQLNQYAERWLQQQLGIVTLGGWYVGRPVMMTYNDYQLGISNGDIGLCFEHRAQPQQFEVYFPSLNKWVAANRLPKSIQSAFALTIHKSQGSEFTHTAVVLDQAAKNLLSQELIYTAITRAKKVVSLLVDPEALLQSFTVRTTRKSGLVEKVNRLVR; encoded by the coding sequence GTGGACAATCTAAATAGCCCTGAACAAAGCGATTTAAGCTGGTTAACGACTTGGAGTACCTTTCTAAATCAAGCCCCGTTTACTGCACAGACACAAGCTCCAGAGGCAGCTTATTTTTTGCAGCAGCTGATTGAAGCGAGCTTGCAGGGTGACAGTTGTATTGAGATTAGCCCAGAGCAAATAGAAACACTTGGCCAACTGGTGATATCTGCTGAACAAGCAAAGTCTCAAGTTGCCCCTTGTGTCCACGACGGGCAGGGGTTGGCATTATACCGATATTGGAACCTAGAGCAACGTCTAGCTGAGCAAATTCGCCGATTAAAGCAACAACCAATTCAACCTGTTTCATGTGAAGAGCATTTAGACTTATTAACAGATCCTCATCAGCAAGCTGCTTTGCAAATGGTGACTCGGCAGAGCTTAAGTATTATTACAGGTGGGCCGGGTACAGGTAAGACCTATACGCTCGCTCGTATTATTGCTGTGCTTAGTCAGGCAATTCCACATATTCGTGTAGCGATGGCTGCTCCAACGGGTAAAGCTGCACAGCGTATGCAAGAAGCCTTACAAAACTCCTTTAATGATCCAAAACTGCTTGAGTCGGGGTTAATGAGTGACGAGCTAAGAAACCAAAGTACCCAAACTATCCATCGATTATTAGGTATGGGGCATAGTCAAACTCCACGGTTTAATCAAAAACAGCCTTTGCCTTATGACGTTATTGTGGTGGATGAAGCCTCTATGCTGGATTTAAATCTGGCAACGGTATTATTTGAAGCGGTCCCTGAGTCTTGCCGAATTATTTTATTAGGCGATGCCAACCAGCTTGCTTCTGTAGACGTCGGAGCGGTACTTGCAGATTTACAGCAAATCGAGGCTTTGTCTGAAAACCGTGTTCACCTTCAAACCAGCCGTCGTTTTGCGGAAGGGGCTTTGATTGGTCAGGTTGCCCAATTTATTCAAATGCAAACCAGTCAAATTGACCATGAGCAAGTTTTACAACAATTTGAAATCGATATTGTTCAAGTTTCAGAGTTACGTTCAATACCTTTAGAAGCTGATATGCCCGATGTGGTTCAGCTTGAATACTTACCCGAAGAGTCACCTATAGCGCTAGAAACTTACTACCAAAAATTGATGGTGGGTTTTCAAGGCTATGTGCAAAGCTTAAAAGCTTATTTACAAGATGATCGTTCAACTGAACATATTGAAAATATCGTTAAGTCATTCGATGACTACCGTATTTTAACTGCCGTACGTCATGGGCCATTTGGCTTGCAGCAACTCAATCAATATGCCGAACGCTGGTTACAACAACAGCTAGGTATTGTGACTTTAGGAGGATGGTATGTTGGCCGTCCGGTTATGATGACTTATAACGATTACCAACTCGGCATTTCAAATGGTGACATTGGTTTATGTTTTGAACATAGAGCCCAGCCGCAACAGTTTGAAGTGTATTTCCCAAGTTTAAATAAGTGGGTTGCTGCAAATCGGCTACCTAAAAGTATTCAAAGTGCATTTGCCTTAACAATTCACAAATCACAAGGTTCTGAATTTACCCATACAGCTGTTGTTCTTGATCAGGCTGCCAAGAATTTGTTAAGCCAAGAGTTGATCTACACTGCGATTACACGAGCCAAAAAAGTAGTGAGTTTATTGGTCGATCCAGAGGCGTTACTTCAATCTTTTACAGTTCGCACGACAAGAAAAAGCGGTTTAGTTGAAAAAGTTAATCGGTTAGTTCGTTAA
- a CDS encoding EstA family serine hydrolase: protein MKIFSTNTCPVPNDLESVIHHKDEVPAELGGMSEQQVQKIWKSIESLYKTGNYPLITFCLRRQGKILLNRSIGYAQGNSPAGLQENALIATPDTPVCLFSASKMITAMLIHLLDEKGEINLLDPVSYYIPEYGVNGKRRATIFHLLSHRGGIPYVDGDVTPELLFDKDEILRRLYAARPVSPAGNHLAYHAVTAGYILGEIIERVTGQDLRKFVHETIEKPMDMPYFNYGLKPEYRAEVALNCATGLHPRLGTDHYLNHVLGGGLQLAVDVTNDSRFMDTICPAGNIYTSAEQAGRFFEMLLSGGSYQGKQILSEKTIFRATLPTTGVNIDRTLLIPMRYALGPMLGSNPVGLFGPMTGQAFGHLGFSNILCWADPERDISVSLLTTGKSVVGTHLPALANLLYQISTQCPRIPRDQRRSLFGSDSHETDLV from the coding sequence GTGAAAATATTTTCGACCAATACCTGTCCGGTACCGAATGACCTTGAATCGGTCATTCATCACAAAGATGAAGTACCTGCCGAACTAGGTGGAATGAGTGAACAGCAAGTTCAAAAAATCTGGAAAAGTATTGAGTCACTCTATAAAACCGGAAACTATCCGCTCATTACTTTTTGCTTACGTCGACAGGGGAAAATTTTATTAAATCGAAGCATTGGCTATGCTCAAGGAAACTCGCCGGCTGGTCTGCAAGAGAATGCACTCATCGCAACGCCAGACACTCCCGTTTGTCTATTTTCAGCATCCAAGATGATTACTGCCATGTTAATTCATCTTTTAGATGAAAAAGGCGAAATCAACTTACTTGACCCGGTGAGCTATTATATTCCCGAGTATGGGGTGAACGGAAAGCGCCGCGCGACAATCTTTCATTTATTATCTCATCGTGGAGGCATTCCTTATGTTGATGGAGATGTCACACCTGAACTGCTTTTTGATAAAGATGAAATTTTAAGGCGCTTATACGCAGCAAGACCTGTTTCTCCAGCAGGAAATCACCTCGCCTATCATGCAGTAACGGCAGGTTATATCTTGGGAGAAATTATTGAACGGGTTACAGGGCAAGACCTTCGCAAATTCGTGCATGAGACCATCGAGAAACCGATGGACATGCCCTATTTTAACTATGGCTTAAAACCAGAATATCGTGCTGAAGTTGCTCTTAATTGTGCAACAGGTTTACATCCTCGCTTAGGAACAGATCATTATCTCAATCATGTACTAGGTGGAGGCTTACAACTCGCTGTAGATGTCACTAATGATAGCCGCTTTATGGATACCATCTGTCCCGCTGGTAATATTTATACCAGTGCAGAACAAGCTGGACGCTTCTTTGAAATGCTTTTAAGTGGGGGAAGCTACCAAGGCAAACAAATTTTAAGCGAGAAAACAATTTTTAGAGCAACACTCCCTACCACAGGAGTTAACATTGACCGAACTTTATTAATACCGATGCGCTACGCCTTAGGACCAATGCTAGGCAGTAATCCGGTAGGCTTATTTGGTCCAATGACTGGACAAGCTTTTGGTCACCTCGGTTTTTCCAATATTTTGTGTTGGGCCGACCCAGAACGTGATATCAGCGTTTCTTTGTTAACCACTGGCAAATCTGTGGTCGGTACCCACCTTCCTGCCCTAGCTAATCTGCTTTATCAAATTTCGACTCAATGTCCACGAATTCCTAGAGATCAACGCCGTTCACTATTTGGTAGTGATTCACATGAAACCGATCTGGTATAG
- the pnp gene encoding polyribonucleotide nucleotidyltransferase — protein sequence MFNIVRKEFQFGQHQVVLETGRVARQANTVLITMGGVTVLVAVVAAPTAKAGQDFFPLTVNYQEKQYAAGRIPGGYGKREGRASEAETLISRLIDRPIRPLFPEGYYNEIQVTATVVSSDKTMEADIAAMLGTSAALAIAGTPFRGPIGAARVGLINGEYVLNPNFEQMAQSDLDLVVAGTESAVLMVESEAKELSEDQMLGAVLFGHDEMQIAIQAINEFAAAAGAKPSDWVAPAHNEELRAKLKEAFEAKISEAYTIAVKQDRYAALDALHAEAVAQFVPEEDVDGIADEVDYLFEDLKYRTVRDNILSGKPRIDGRDTKTVRALDVQVGVLERAHGSALFTRGETQALVTTTLGNTRDALMVDTLAGTKTDNFMLHYNFPAYSVGETGRESGPKRREIGHGRLARRGVQAVLPAADRFPYVIRIVSDITESNGSSSMASVCGASLSLMDAGVPLKAPVAGIAMGLVKEGERFAVLSDILGDEDHLGDMDFKVAGSANGITALQMDIKIEGITEEIMEVALNQAFAGRMHILNEMNKVISRARPEISMHAPTFEVITINPDKIRDVIGKGGATIRQITEETKAAIDIEDNGTVRVFGETKAAAKAAIAKIQAITAEVEPGKIYDGKVIRIVEFGAFVNIMPGTDGLLHISQISNERIANVTDVLKEGQEVKVQVQDVDNRGRIKLTMKDIEQA from the coding sequence ATGTTTAACATCGTTCGTAAAGAATTCCAATTCGGTCAGCATCAAGTCGTTTTAGAAACGGGTCGCGTTGCACGTCAAGCAAATACAGTTTTAATCACAATGGGTGGTGTAACTGTATTGGTAGCAGTAGTTGCTGCTCCAACAGCAAAAGCTGGTCAGGATTTCTTCCCTTTAACAGTTAACTATCAAGAAAAACAATATGCAGCAGGTCGTATCCCTGGTGGATATGGTAAGCGTGAAGGTCGTGCTTCAGAAGCTGAAACTTTAATTTCACGTCTTATTGACCGTCCAATTCGTCCATTGTTCCCAGAAGGTTACTACAACGAAATTCAGGTAACTGCAACTGTGGTTTCTTCTGACAAAACGATGGAAGCTGATATTGCAGCAATGTTAGGTACTTCTGCTGCGTTGGCAATTGCAGGTACTCCATTCCGTGGTCCAATCGGTGCTGCACGTGTTGGTTTAATCAACGGCGAATATGTTTTAAACCCGAATTTTGAGCAAATGGCTCAGTCTGACCTTGACCTTGTGGTTGCTGGTACAGAGTCTGCTGTATTGATGGTTGAATCTGAAGCGAAAGAACTTTCAGAAGACCAAATGTTAGGTGCGGTTCTTTTTGGTCATGACGAAATGCAAATTGCAATTCAAGCGATCAATGAATTTGCAGCTGCTGCTGGTGCGAAACCATCTGACTGGGTTGCTCCTGCACACAACGAAGAATTACGTGCAAAATTAAAAGAAGCATTTGAAGCAAAAATTTCAGAAGCTTATACCATTGCAGTAAAACAAGATCGTTATGCAGCATTAGATGCACTTCATGCTGAAGCTGTTGCTCAATTCGTTCCTGAAGAAGATGTAGACGGTATTGCTGACGAAGTAGACTACTTATTTGAAGATCTTAAATACCGTACCGTACGTGACAACATTTTATCTGGTAAACCACGTATTGATGGCCGTGACACCAAAACTGTTCGTGCGTTAGATGTACAAGTGGGCGTACTTGAGCGTGCACACGGTTCTGCATTATTTACACGTGGTGAAACTCAGGCGTTAGTAACAACGACTTTGGGTAATACTCGTGATGCATTAATGGTTGATACTCTTGCTGGTACTAAAACTGACAACTTCATGTTGCACTACAACTTCCCTGCTTACTCAGTAGGTGAAACAGGTCGTGAATCTGGTCCTAAGCGTCGTGAAATTGGTCATGGTCGTTTAGCGCGTCGTGGTGTTCAAGCAGTTCTTCCTGCAGCTGACCGCTTCCCGTACGTTATTCGTATTGTATCTGACATTACTGAATCTAACGGTTCATCTTCAATGGCTTCTGTATGTGGTGCGTCATTATCACTTATGGATGCAGGTGTTCCGCTTAAAGCACCAGTAGCTGGTATCGCAATGGGCTTAGTGAAAGAAGGCGAGCGTTTCGCAGTACTTTCTGACATTTTAGGTGACGAAGACCACCTTGGTGACATGGACTTTAAAGTAGCAGGTTCTGCAAACGGTATTACTGCACTTCAAATGGACATCAAGATCGAAGGTATTACTGAAGAAATTATGGAAGTTGCATTAAACCAAGCATTTGCTGGTCGTATGCATATCCTTAATGAAATGAACAAAGTAATTTCACGTGCTCGTCCTGAAATTTCAATGCATGCTCCAACATTCGAAGTGATTACAATTAATCCGGATAAAATCCGTGATGTAATTGGTAAAGGTGGTGCAACAATCCGTCAAATCACTGAAGAAACTAAAGCTGCTATTGATATTGAAGATAACGGTACAGTTCGCGTATTTGGTGAAACTAAAGCTGCTGCTAAAGCTGCAATTGCGAAAATTCAAGCAATTACTGCTGAAGTTGAACCAGGTAAGATCTACGACGGTAAAGTAATTCGTATTGTAGAATTCGGTGCGTTTGTAAACATCATGCCGGGTACTGATGGTCTTCTTCATATTTCGCAAATCTCTAATGAGCGTATTGCGAACGTAACTGATGTTCTTAAAGAAGGTCAGGAAGTAAAAGTACAGGTTCAAGACGTTGATAACCGTGGTCGTATCAAATTGACTATGAAAGATATTGAGCAAGCATAA
- a CDS encoding UvrD-helicase domain-containing protein, translating into MNSRVQVSYQPIIDIEFSGLHLIEASAGTGKTYTLSSLMVRIFLEKYLPGQVIATTFTRAAAAELKSRIRARLVETYRYLDAKRSLTEKEILLQAEQESDLLLQHVLKHFATRIAYACERLKLVIDQLDELFVGTLDSFSQKLLREFAFESGKIERAQITDDAKTYSRQLIHDVLREWIQSQPQTVIDALYLAGELKSVDSFVKLVEDSLNFSSAHFKLPEKPTIQFEQLAQLKQLAAEIDISLLEPYYSLDGDHYKHVSGTIFRNGAFNKLFSECLPQLLQVLKQSDSILVFDGSLAIQRELVFKFLGQLADQKVFKKCPAEISDGFYQHPCIQQIQQLFGVLKNYAEQFDQLHIYLKAYLCVEVKKRLPQVLQNKGETTFSQQIRTLSEALKGEQGQRFAVFVQARYPLILVDEFQDTNQDQDDMLASIWRHPERYQKGCMIMVGDRKQAIYGFRGGDMLTFLNAYKDIQAKHGREYKLIHNHRSVADLVEVVDALFQRQIDFGEQVQYDPIRAGTRPHPVLIDQNQPNPHPLRWLMLKDKETEAQQVAWKIRDLLNQSHAGQLYFQKDAQTQTLNEDDIAVLSRNHDGLDKVQFELERLGIRVNRPSKRSVFDCTIAQDVGALLTAILHPYDEAKVKRALISRLFAMDLKQLLQLEQTAEGLSQFMTGFDTIRELWSAQGFLVAWQQCLNQFGIWKNLVAVQSKDNERVVVNLRHLTEILSQHSEKYQGAQNLYHWYLKQLQSPLDREWELERRLSSEAGVQLMTIHQSKGLEFKIVFLLGADKPFRENNKTLNFSTQDITVSESAQTLTQRVVAIADKTYLNETELKQHEERALAEQNRLWYVALTRASHRVYALLQDTDGKSVSGLAFWKNRAEPFQHRCCTDEIILEQPPAARHLNQHINIIEIQAQHFPDQRFYSRGKTSFSYLAQHLRHKVGTDLLASQSHEAVLAEDELDQVISVEAPAAQPISWIKSNFPRGTLAGNFLHEIFEHIDFQCSDEWVSEIRRRFKNDYSSLWQDLLIKYQESFPEEQEAEYSLYHAVAEWLQEILSTPLYQGFRLNQLQPEHYLSECPFYLALSDRVLAMKRIQQLFAEYGMEMPELLEARSARYLNGSIDLVYFDGQRYHIADYKSNYLGENLADYSVESIAQSMSLASYWLQAGLYLVALHRYLKVKMQNYDIEQHLGGATYLYLRGMNGEAEQGYYYWQPSTEFVLRLDAILGYFAEDKIA; encoded by the coding sequence ATGAACTCAAGAGTACAGGTGTCTTATCAACCTATTATTGATATTGAATTTAGTGGACTGCATTTAATTGAAGCTTCGGCGGGTACCGGGAAAACCTATACACTGTCGAGTTTAATGGTCCGTATTTTTCTTGAGAAATATTTACCGGGCCAAGTCATTGCGACCACCTTTACCCGTGCGGCTGCGGCTGAGTTAAAAAGCCGAATTCGTGCACGTTTGGTCGAAACCTACCGTTACTTAGATGCCAAGCGGAGCTTGACTGAAAAAGAGATTCTTTTGCAGGCCGAGCAAGAATCTGACTTATTACTCCAACATGTTCTCAAGCATTTTGCGACACGTATTGCCTATGCCTGTGAGCGTTTAAAGCTCGTTATCGATCAGTTAGATGAGCTGTTTGTCGGAACACTTGATAGCTTTAGCCAAAAGCTATTACGTGAGTTTGCCTTTGAAAGTGGCAAAATTGAACGTGCTCAAATTACCGATGATGCTAAAACCTATAGCCGACAACTGATTCATGATGTTTTACGTGAATGGATACAGTCTCAGCCTCAAACCGTGATTGATGCATTGTATCTGGCAGGTGAGTTAAAAAGTGTCGACAGTTTTGTCAAACTGGTCGAAGACTCACTGAATTTTAGTTCGGCTCACTTTAAGCTTCCCGAAAAGCCTACCATTCAGTTTGAACAGCTTGCTCAGCTCAAGCAGTTGGCAGCAGAAATTGATATCAGTCTTCTAGAACCGTATTACTCGCTTGATGGCGACCACTATAAACATGTAAGCGGCACAATATTTCGTAATGGGGCATTTAATAAGTTATTTAGTGAATGTTTGCCACAGTTATTACAAGTTTTAAAGCAAAGCGACAGTATTTTAGTTTTTGATGGGTCTTTGGCAATACAACGGGAACTCGTTTTTAAGTTTTTAGGCCAGCTTGCCGATCAGAAAGTTTTCAAGAAATGTCCTGCCGAAATTTCGGATGGATTTTATCAGCATCCTTGTATTCAGCAGATTCAGCAGTTGTTTGGTGTGCTGAAAAACTATGCTGAACAGTTCGATCAGCTTCATATTTATTTAAAAGCCTATTTGTGTGTAGAGGTTAAAAAACGTTTACCACAGGTTTTACAAAACAAGGGCGAGACGACTTTTTCTCAGCAAATTCGCACTTTGTCAGAAGCTTTAAAGGGTGAGCAGGGGCAACGTTTCGCCGTATTTGTGCAGGCTCGATACCCCTTAATTTTGGTTGATGAGTTTCAAGACACCAACCAAGACCAAGATGACATGCTCGCCAGCATTTGGCGTCATCCAGAACGTTACCAAAAAGGTTGCATGATTATGGTGGGTGACCGTAAGCAGGCAATTTACGGTTTCCGTGGTGGGGATATGCTCACCTTCTTGAATGCCTATAAAGATATTCAGGCAAAGCATGGTCGCGAATATAAGTTAATTCATAACCACCGTTCAGTCGCTGACTTGGTTGAAGTGGTTGATGCCTTATTTCAAAGGCAAATCGACTTTGGTGAACAGGTTCAATATGACCCGATTCGGGCAGGGACTCGACCTCATCCGGTTTTAATTGATCAAAACCAGCCTAATCCGCATCCTTTACGTTGGCTCATGCTAAAAGACAAGGAAACGGAAGCACAGCAAGTCGCGTGGAAAATACGTGATTTACTCAATCAGTCACATGCAGGACAACTTTATTTTCAAAAAGATGCTCAGACTCAAACCTTAAATGAAGATGATATTGCGGTCTTGTCGCGTAATCATGATGGTCTTGATAAAGTTCAATTTGAATTAGAACGTTTAGGAATACGAGTTAATCGGCCATCAAAACGAAGTGTTTTTGATTGCACAATTGCTCAGGATGTTGGGGCCTTACTCACTGCGATTCTTCATCCTTACGATGAGGCCAAAGTGAAACGAGCTTTGATTAGCCGTTTATTTGCTATGGACCTTAAACAGCTGTTGCAACTCGAACAAACGGCCGAAGGTTTAAGCCAGTTTATGACGGGTTTTGATACTATTCGGGAATTGTGGTCAGCTCAGGGCTTTTTAGTAGCATGGCAGCAATGTTTAAACCAATTTGGCATTTGGAAAAATCTGGTTGCTGTCCAGAGTAAAGATAATGAGCGGGTTGTGGTGAACTTGCGTCATTTGACCGAAATTTTGAGCCAACATAGCGAGAAATATCAGGGCGCGCAAAATCTCTATCACTGGTATCTCAAGCAATTACAATCACCGCTTGATCGTGAATGGGAGTTAGAGCGTAGATTGTCGAGTGAAGCTGGCGTACAGCTCATGACCATTCACCAGTCAAAAGGTCTTGAGTTTAAAATTGTCTTTTTGCTCGGGGCCGACAAGCCATTTCGGGAAAATAACAAAACACTTAACTTCTCGACCCAAGATATAACGGTTTCGGAGTCGGCTCAAACTCTAACACAACGTGTTGTTGCGATTGCCGATAAAACATATTTAAACGAAACCGAGCTGAAGCAGCATGAAGAACGGGCTTTGGCGGAACAAAACCGTCTATGGTACGTTGCTTTAACCCGGGCAAGTCATCGTGTTTATGCGCTCTTACAAGATACGGATGGCAAGTCTGTTTCAGGTTTGGCATTTTGGAAAAACAGAGCTGAACCATTCCAGCACCGTTGTTGTACCGATGAAATAATTTTGGAGCAACCACCTGCTGCAAGACATTTAAATCAACACATCAATATTATTGAGATACAGGCGCAGCATTTTCCTGATCAGCGCTTTTATTCAAGAGGCAAAACCAGTTTTAGTTATCTAGCACAGCATTTAAGACATAAAGTAGGTACAGATTTACTCGCGAGTCAGAGCCATGAAGCTGTTTTAGCCGAAGATGAGCTCGATCAGGTTATTTCTGTTGAGGCGCCCGCAGCACAGCCAATTAGCTGGATCAAAAGCAATTTTCCAAGAGGGACGCTCGCAGGTAATTTCTTACATGAAATTTTTGAGCATATTGATTTTCAATGTTCAGATGAGTGGGTAAGTGAAATACGCCGTCGTTTTAAAAATGACTACAGTAGTTTGTGGCAAGATTTATTAATCAAATACCAAGAAAGCTTTCCCGAAGAACAAGAAGCAGAATATTCGCTTTATCACGCTGTGGCCGAATGGTTGCAAGAGATTTTAAGCACGCCGTTATATCAAGGTTTTCGTTTAAATCAGTTACAACCAGAACACTATTTATCAGAGTGTCCTTTTTATTTGGCCCTGTCAGATCGTGTACTAGCCATGAAACGTATTCAGCAGTTGTTTGCTGAATATGGTATGGAAATGCCAGAGTTATTAGAGGCTCGTTCTGCACGCTATTTAAATGGTTCGATAGACTTGGTTTATTTTGATGGACAGCGTTATCACATTGCTGACTATAAGAGTAACTACTTGGGTGAAAACCTTGCTGATTACAGTGTAGAAAGTATTGCACAAAGTATGTCTTTAGCCAGCTATTGGCTACAAGCAGGCCTGTATTTGGTTGCATTACATCGTTATTTAAAAGTCAAAATGCAGAATTATGATATTGAACAACACTTAGGTGGGGCGACTTATCTTTACTTGCGCGGTATGAATGGCGAAGCTGAGCAGGGTTATTATTATTGGCAGCCAAGTACAGAATTTGTTCTACGACTCGATGCTATTTTAGGGTACTTTGCTGAGGATAAAATTGCATAA
- a CDS encoding magnesium transporter CorA family protein, producing the protein MQVYYFYRHQNDGYVFLSREKHTEHILEFFWIDSVRSDVVSQNEEWQQKIQQLADVSINEFHMRDIANIEHPCAFDTLEEYDLLIFRKLVTPDDEIKNGESHESVFGLATTPISFIFTPKVLISVREQGNKSIENYIQRLENILCKTLEEQNKTRKLPNSPVDLCLRLLNSMVDGYLDIRSPLTRRVEHWQQQLLQGNRRFKQWHQLFHENMAFQQVENLCEEQIETLQEFRDEIVENYHHVIGEKTHSSQDLLLVRLNDLMSHVERIQKHTLRLRSAIQSAIDLHFSAIANQTNENMRILAIITAVFAPLTLLTGIYGMNFEFIPGLKSPVGFWIMLGVMLLSTILLLYYFYRQHLVGRGEKSVIDLLAQQHRQDRMNLFWFLEYEPIKQTLKEVEKITRLK; encoded by the coding sequence ATGCAGGTTTATTATTTTTATCGTCATCAAAACGACGGCTATGTTTTTTTAAGCCGTGAAAAGCACACTGAACATATTCTGGAGTTTTTCTGGATTGATAGTGTGAGATCGGATGTTGTGAGCCAGAATGAAGAATGGCAACAAAAAATTCAGCAACTTGCAGATGTATCCATTAATGAGTTTCATATGCGAGATATTGCGAATATCGAACATCCTTGTGCATTTGATACGCTTGAAGAATACGACCTGCTTATTTTTAGAAAACTCGTAACGCCGGATGATGAAATTAAAAATGGCGAATCACATGAGAGTGTATTTGGTTTAGCCACCACACCAATCAGTTTTATTTTTACGCCTAAAGTACTTATTAGCGTACGTGAGCAGGGCAACAAGTCGATTGAAAACTATATTCAGCGTCTTGAAAATATTTTATGTAAAACTCTCGAAGAGCAAAATAAAACCCGTAAGCTGCCTAATTCACCTGTAGATCTGTGTTTACGTCTGCTCAATAGTATGGTGGATGGTTATCTTGATATTCGTTCACCTTTGACCAGAAGGGTCGAGCATTGGCAACAACAGCTATTACAAGGGAATCGGCGGTTTAAACAGTGGCATCAATTGTTTCATGAAAATATGGCCTTTCAGCAGGTCGAAAATTTATGTGAAGAACAAATTGAAACCTTACAAGAGTTTCGTGATGAAATTGTAGAAAACTATCATCATGTTATTGGTGAGAAGACGCATAGTTCTCAAGACCTTTTATTAGTGCGTCTAAATGATTTAATGAGTCATGTCGAACGTATTCAAAAACATACCTTGCGTTTACGTAGTGCGATTCAATCGGCAATAGATTTGCATTTCTCGGCAATTGCTAACCAGACCAATGAGAACATGCGTATTCTTGCCATTATTACTGCTGTGTTTGCGCCTCTTACGCTTTTAACGGGTATTTATGGAATGAACTTTGAGTTTATTCCCGGGCTTAAATCACCAGTAGGTTTTTGGATTATGCTTGGGGTTATGCTGCTCAGTACCATTTTATTGCTCTACTATTTTTATAGACAGCATTTGGTGGGGCGTGGTGAAAAAAGTGTGATTGATTTACTGGCGCAGCAGCATCGCCAAGATCGTATGAACTTGTTTTGGTTTTTGGAATATGAACCGATTAAGCAGACTTTAAAGGAAGTGGAAAAGATTACTCGGTTGAAGTAA